GCTGACCGCAACCCGGGCCCGGCGCTGGCTGCTGCCGTGGGCCCTGGCGCTGGGAGTGCTGCTGAATGCAGCTTATCCGATGTATCGGCACTACGACTTCTCGCACTCGCTCGACACGCGCAGCTACCTGCGCCTGGCCAGCGGGCGCTTCGATAGCGTGAACGTGACGCGGCGCTACCGGGTACTGGTGCCGGTAGCAGCAGGCCTGCTGGCCCGGCCCCTGGCACTACTCGGCGACCCGCCCAGCTCGCCCCGGCCGGCCGGCGAATGGCCCCTGCGCCTGGCTTTCTACTTGCTTAATTCTCTGCTGGTGGGAGCGGCGGGGGCCTGCTTTTTCCGGAGCGCCCGCCTGGCGGGGGCCGCGCCCGTGACCGCGGCCCTGGCCCTGGGGCTGGTGCTGAGTAGCCGCTGGACTGCCTACATGGCCGGCCTGCCGCTCACCGACAGCCTCTACTTACTGGTTTTTGGCCTGAGCTACTATGCTTACCGTCGGGGGCCGGGGGCGGGCTGGGCGGTGGCCGTCGCGCTGCTGGTGGGGCCGCTGGCCAAGGAATCTTTCGTTTTTCTGCTGCCGTGGCTGCTATGGTTCGGCCGCGGGGCGCTGAGCTGGCGGGGGCAGGCGGCGGCCCTGGCGCTGGGGCTGCTGGCGCTGGCAGCCGTGCACTGGTGGGTAGATAAAGCGGCGGGCGCGCCGGCAGCAGCATCTGTCAGCAACGCCTTTTCACACGTTGAGAACCTCTGGTTTTCGCTGCGAAAAGTAGCCTCGCTGAAAGGCATAGCCGAGATTTTCAGTATCTGGGGCTTGTTTTGGCTGCCGGTAGCGGCGGCCCTGATGCGGCCCGATGGCCGGCGGGCACTTGCCCCGCTGCTCGGCTGGCCCGAGGCCGGCCTGGCGCTCATTGTATTGCTACACATGGCCCTCTCGGGCGACCTCGGGCGGATGGGCTACCTGTTTTCGCCGGTTTTTACGGCGGCGCTGGCGTTGGCCGGTAGCTGGCTGGGGCGCGTTTGCGGGGCGGCCGGACCCAGCCGCGTGAGGTAGTACGGGCCGAAGAACGTTGCAATAGAATCGACGCGCCGGGCGGCAAAGCCGCTCAGCGTCTGGGTTGCTCCGTCGCCCTGGGTAAGCTGCGCACGGTCGAGCGGCCGGTAGCCGCCCAGCGCATCGGTGTACACTACCTCGCCCGCAGCCAGCCGCGCCGCCAGCCAAAGCCGAAACGCCTTATCGGGGCGCACGGGCAGCCCGACAATGCGCGGGGCGCTGTCGGCCCGCCCGGTATAATACTGCAGCTGGTTGCGCAGCAGGTTAGGGTCGCGCAGCAAAAACCACGCGGCCGGCTGGCGCAGCACGCGCAGGCGCAGCGCGGGCCCGGCTCCTGTGTAAACGAGGCGATGGGCCGGAAGCAAGGCGAAAGCCAGGTTCCAGCTCAACAGCGCAGTGCCCACGGCTGCTACCCGGCGCGGGGCCCAGGCTCGCAGCCGCCCGCCGGCCATGGCTATTGCCGCCAGGGCCGGCAGCATGACCATAAACTCGGCATTGCCGGCCGCCTGGGCCGCAAAGCCCAGGTGCAGCCCCCCAATCAGGGCGTGCGTGCGCCGGATGCCACGGGCGGGGCTAGGGCTGCCTGGGTGGGGAAGCGCCCGCACCCCGTACCAGCCCAGGACACCATATACAATTAACCCTATACTTGCCAAACCAGTTAGCCCCAGCCCTACCGGCCAGTGGGCCAGCAGCGGCCCCATGTTGCCGTGTACCTGGCCCACCGTCCGTGCCACGCTAATCCCTGTAAGCAGCAGGCTACGCCCGCCCAGCTCCACGCGGGCGCTACCGGTCAGGTAGTCGTGCAGGGCAAAGCGCACTATGCCGGCCACGCCGCTGGCCGGGGCCGCCAGCCCATACGCAACAGGCACTACCAGGGCCGGCAGCCCATACACCAGCCCCAGGCGCACACCAGCATGCCCCTGCCAGGGCCGCAGCCCCAGCAGCAAGCCCAGCCACCACCACACCATCAGCTGGTGCACGAGGCAGGCCAGCGCCGCCAGCAGCCCGGCCAGCCCCAGCCAGCGCCAACTGGCCACCAGGGTATCGCTGGCCCGCGCCCAGGCTAGGCTGGCCAGCAGCGCCAGTAACAGCGGGAGTATGTACGTCTCATTTTCGGTAGCGAAGCGCAGCATTCCGAAACAGCTGCCTACCAGCAATAGCCAGGCCGGGATGGCGGCACCGGGCGCGCCGGCCCGCGCCAGCAGCCGGGCCAGCACCAGCAGGCAGGCGCCGGCCGCCAGGGCGTTCAGCATTTGCAGCCAGGTGATGGCCAGCTCGCCGGCCGGCGCGGCTCCGCTGGCTCCTACCAGCTGCAGCCACCGCCAGCCGATGGCATTGTAGAGCAGGTGGTGGGGCTGCCAAAGCTCCTGCCCCCAGCGCGAGCAGGCCGCGTAGTACCACGCGTCGCCGGTGGGGTTGCGGGTGGGTAGGGCCAGGCAGACAGCAGTCAGCAGGCCAGCGACAGCTATGCTGGGCCACGTGCGGCCGGTACGTAAGCGAAAAGCGGTTAGGCGATGCTGCATGAAGCCCACAAGCTACGTGCTGGACGCTAATGGGCAGGCGTTGCGCCGGGCTTCGGTGGTACTTACCCAACTGACAAATTACTGCGTCCTAGCGCTCCAAATCCTGCTTGCGGTGGGCATCGAGCGCCAGCAGGGCAAAGAGCAGGATGGTGAACGACCACAGCGACGAGCCCCCGTAGCTGAAAAACGGCAGCGGAATACCTACCACTGGCATCAGGCCCATTGTCATGCCCAGGTTCACGGTAAAGTGCACAAACAGGATGCTGGCCGCGCAGTAGCCGTAGGTGCGCCCAAACACCGACTTCTGGCGCTCGGCCACCCACAAGATTCGCCAGAGCAGGGTAAGGTAGAGGGCAATAACGACCAGGCAGCCGGTCCAGCCCCACTCCTCCCCCACGGTGCAGAAAATGAAATCGGTGCTTTGCTCGGGCACGAAATCGAACTTGGTTTGGGTGCCTTTCAGGAATCCTTTACCAAACCAGCCACCCGAGCCGAGCGCAATTTTGCTTTGCGTCACGTTCCAGCCTTTGCCCAGGGGGTCTTTGCCGGGGTCAATAAGCATCTCGATGCGCTGGCGCTGGTGGGGCTGCAATACATGGTTGAAGAAAAAATCGACCCCGAATACCATGCCGATAACCAGCGCCCAGGCCCCTAGACTCAGCGGCAGATGGTGGCGCCACAGCCGCGAATTCAGCAAAAACGCTATACCCAGCACCAGGGTAAAGCCGCCCACCAGCCACACCTTGGGCACCAGCAGCGCCAGCAGTAGTATAATGCCGCCCGCCGCCAGCAGCAGCAGAATAAGCGGCGACATGCCTTCCCGGAAATAAGCCAGCAGCAGGGCCGCAAACACCAGCGACTGCCCGGTTTCGTTGGAAGCCAGGATGAGCGCCACCGGTAGCAGCGTGAGGCCGGCCAGCACGGCCTGGTCGCGCCAGTTCTGGTTGCGCAGGTTAATACCGGCCATAAAGCGCGAGGCCGCCAGCGCAGTCGTAAACTTGGCAAACTCGGCCGGCTGCAGGCGCACCGGCCCAAACTCCAGCCACGAGCGCGAGCCCGCAATGGGCCGTGCCACCACCAGCGTCACAAGCAACAGCACTATCATGCCGCCGTAGAGTACGTAGGCCAGCGCGTCGTAGGCCTTGTAGTCGACTACCAGCAGAATCACGATGAGCACGGCCGCCGTACCCATCCAGATAAGCTGCTTAAACCAGTTGAAGGCCATCAGCTCCGAAAAGCTGAGCGAGGAGAGCGGACTAGCCGGCGCATCGGGCGAGTAGCTGGCCGCGTACACAGCCCCCCAGCCCAGCCCCACCAGCAGCAGGTAAATGAGCAGCAGCGGCCAGTCGATGCTGCGCGAAGAACGGGTGGTAACGGGAGACATGTAAGAAACTTTCGGCAAAGGTCGGGAGAAGTAGCGCAGCGCCACCCCGCGTAGCGCTTGCAGCCTGGGCAATGCCCGGTAGCCAGCGGCTTTACAACCAGCCGCTAATGCCGGTGAGTGGGCGCTGTGCCGTACATCACCCAGTCTTCCCAGCGCTTGCGGTTGGGAGCTACTTTGCCGCGCAGGTAGCGCTCCATCATCAGGCCGGCGGCGGGCGCGGCGAAGGTGCCGCCAAAACCCGCGTTCTCGATGAAAACGGCAATGGCGATTTTGGGGTCGTTGGCGGGAGCGAAGGCGGCAAACGTCGAGTGGTCCTCGCCGTGCGCGTTCTGCACGGTGCCGGTTTTGCCAGCCACCGAAATGCCGTACTGCGCCAGGCTGGCAAATGAGCCGGTGCCGCCGCGCCCGTCTACTACTTCCTGCATCCCCGGAATAACGTATTTGAAAAGCGTGGTATCGACGGCCGTGTAGTGGCGCTGCCGAAACTCGGGCAGCGGCTGGCCGCTGCTGCCCACGGCCCGCACAAAATGCGGGGAGTAGTAGTAGCCCCGATTGGCAATGGTGGCCAGCACATTGGCCATTTGCAGGCCCGTAATACCTATTTCGCCCTGCCCGATGCTGAGCGAGTACACCGTTTTGAAATTCCAGTGGTGAAAGCCGCGCAGCTTGTCGTAAAAATCGGGCGACGGGATGAGGCCGCGCTTCTCGTGGCCCATATCCACGCCCAGCTTTTCGCCCAGGCCGAAGGTTTTGACCATTTTCTGCCACTGGCCCAGGCCCAGGCGGGCATCCTCAAACTTGTTGGGCGATTGCCCACGCACCACGGCTGCCCGCATCACCTGGTAGAAATACGGGTTGCAGCTGTTTTTAATGGCAATGTTGACGTTGGCCGGGTACTCGTGGCGGTGGGTGCAGCGCACCAGGCGCTGGTCGCAGGGAAAGCCGGTGCCGGGCGTAACGACCCCCATTTGCAGGGCCACCAACTCGTTTACCAGCTTAAATACCGAGCCGGGCGGGAAGGTAGCCATCAGCGGGCGGTCGAAAAGCGGGCGGTCGGGGTTGCGCAGCAAATCCATGTAGCGGTTGCCCATCCCCTTGCCGGTCAGCATCTGGGGCTCGTAGTGCGGGGCCGACACAAAGCTGAGAATCTCGCCGGTTTTGGGGTCGATGGCCACTATCCAGCCGCGCCGGCCGGCCAGCAGCTTTTCGCCGTAGGCCTGCAGGCCGGCGTCGATGCTCAGGTGCAAGTCCTGCCCGGCCTGCGAGAGCGTGTCAAACTCGCCCCCGCGAAACGGCCCTTTGTCGATGCCGCGCACGTTTACCAGCCGGTACTGCACGCCGCGCCGGCCCATCAGAATAGGCTCGTAATACGATTCCAGACCCGAGATACCCACGTTTTCGCCCGGCGAATAGTGCGCGTACTTGGGCATTTCGAGCAGCTTGGGCGTAATGGAGCCCACGTAGCCCAGCGCGTGGGCCAGGTTTTGGGTGCGGTAGGCGCGGGCCATGCGGGCCTGCACCCGAAAGCCGGGAAAGTCAATCAGGTTATCCTGAATAGCGGCCAGCTCGGGCGTGCTCAGGTTTTGAATCAGGGGCGAGGGGCGCACCCGCGAGTAGGCGCGGGCCGCCTGCAAGCCCAGGCGCAGGTCTTCGAGGGGCAGCTGCATCACCTGGCAAAACTTGGCCGAGTCGAGGTGCTTCACTTCGCGGGGCACCACCATCAGGTCGTACACCGGCGTATTGGTAACCAGCAGCGAGTCGTGCCGGTCGTAGATGAGGCCCCGGTACGGCACCTGCACCTGCCGCTGAAGCGTATTGCGGTCGGCCGCCGTTTTGTAGGAGTCGTCGAGCACTTGCAGGTAAAACAGCCGGCTCACGAACAGCAGACCCACCAGGGTAAATATTGCCAGCACCACGTAGCGCCGGCCTTCCAGGTATTGCATACAGTAAAGTTACGCCCGGAAGTAGCGTAGCCTCTGCGAGTCCGCGCGTAGTACGCTACCCGAACGTGCGGACTCGCAGAGTCCACGCTACTTTCGGCCAGTACCTTTGTGGTTTAGCCCCCTGCTCATGCCGCCGCTCGCTACTCCTACTGCCAACACCGCCTTTACGGGTTTCATATCGGTCGTCGCGCCGCTCTACAACGAAGCCGACACGGTGGCCCAGCTCGTGAGCCGCGTGGGCGCCGTGATGCAGCAGCATGGCTACGACTACGAGCTGATACTGGTGAACGACGGCAGCACCGACCGCAGCTGGGCCGTGATGCAGGAGCTGGCCGCCTACGACCGCCACCTGGTGGCCATTGACCTAGCCGGCAACTACGGCCAGACGCTGAGCCTGCGCGCCGGCTTTGCCCAGGCGCGGGGCGAGGTTATTATTGCCATGGACGGCGACCTGCAGCACGACCCGGCCTACATTCCGCAGTTTATCAGCCTCATCAACGAGGGCTACGACATGGTGGGCGGCGCCAAGGCCAAGCGGCCCGAGGGGCCGATTGCCACGGCGCTGGCCACCACGGCGCACGGCATTATCCGGCGCTTGTCGGGGGTGCAGCTGCGCTATTTCGGGGCTACCTATAAGGCGTATCGCAGCTACCTGGTAAAGAACGTGGAGATGCTCGGCGATGCGCACCGCTTTCTGGGCGCGCTGGTGGCGCGCAAAAACCTACGCTACTGCGAGTTTCCGATTGAGATTCACGAGCGGCAGTTCGGGCAGAGCAACTACAAGATTAGCAAGCTCTTCTACGTTATTCTCGACCTGTTTATCCTGCGCTTTTTTATTGTGCACTCGCGCAAGCCGTTCCGCCTGTTTGGGCTGGCCGGGCTGCTGAGCTTGTTTACCGGCGGCATACTGGCGGGTCAATTTCTCATCCGCTCAATATTCTTTAAACTGAATATTGAGGCTACTTACCCGCTTGAGTTCATTTTCAGCCTCTTCCTGATAATGGCCGGTATTTTCCTGCTTTGTTTCGGCGTGCTGGCCGAGATTGGGATGTACAATTACTACTCGCGCCGCACGCGCACGCCTTATGTGGTGCGACAACTTGTGGGTAATAAGTAATGGGTAATGATAAACGAAGCAAAGGCAGCTTCATTGACTTGGAACGAGGCGTTTCGGCAGCGCACCCAGGCGGCCGCATTGCGAGTTATTAAGCTCTATCAGCAGTTGCCGCGATGGGGCGAAGCCGAAACGCTAGGCAAGCAGCTGTTGCGGGCTGCTACGTCGGTAGCGGCCAATTATCGGGCTTCCTGCCGCGCCCGCTCGTCCTGCGAGTACTACGCCAAGCGCTGCATCTGCGTAGAGGAAGCCGATGAAACCCAGTTCTGGCTGGAGTTGCTGGGGCAAGCCGGCATTTTTCCGAAAGTACGGCTAAGTGATTTGGAGCAGGAATACGCCGCCATTACGGCCATCCTCACCACCGCCCGCAAACTCGCAAAGCAGTTATGAGCACAATTAGTGATGAGCCGCGGCCAATAGATAGTGTTGTTCACCCAACCAGAACAGCATTACCCATTACCCATTACCCACTGCCCATTAAAAAAAAGCTTATCATCAACTGCGATGACTATGGCTGGGACGCGCCAGCTACCCAGGCCATTCTGGAGTTGGGCACCGCCGGGCAGGTAAGCAGCACCACGGTGATGGCCAACTTTGCCACCGACGCCGAGCTACGGGCGCTGCAAAAGCTGGTTTCTCCTTCTTTTTCGGTAGGCCTGCACCTTACCCTGAATGCCGGCCACCCGCTAAGCGCTGCCTCGAAAGTATCGTCTTTAACAGATATTGACGGGCAGTTTTATTCGTCCAGCCAGCTGTGGCTGCGTTTTTTGCGCGGTCAGGTGCGGCCTCAGGAGCTTAAAACCGAAGTAGCTGCCCAGCTCCGCCGGCTGGCGGCCGCCGGGCTGGCACCCACCCACGCCGATAGCCACCAGCACCTGCACCAATATCCATTGCTGGGGCCGGCGCTGCTCGCTATTCTGCGCGAGCTGGGCGTGCGCCGGGTGCGCCGGCTCACGGCGGCGGGCCGCTTCGATGCGCGCGGACTGGTACTGCAAGCCTTTGCGCTCAGCAGCCGGCCTGCCCTGCGGGGCTTTGCCACGCCGGGCGCATTGGTGAGTACGTTTTCAACCGAGCCGGCCAGTGCCGACGGCTTTCGGCGAGGCGTGGCGGCGGCTTTCCGGCACGCCGACGTAGTGGAGTTTATGAGCCATCCCGGCCTGAGCGAGCGGCCCGGCTCGCCGCTGATGCGAGTGCCGGAATATGAGTTCTGGCGCGGGGGCCAGCTGCGCGAACTACTGCGCGAGCTGGGCGGTGAGCTGGTGAGCTACGCGGCAGTGTAAAGCAAACGCGCTGGCCTACGCTACCCGGCGCTCGACCCGCACCAGCGCTCCCACCAGCGATACTACCGCCGTAATTACGTAGAACAGCACACTTACGCTTACGGCCACCGGCACGCTCAGGGCAAACAGCTTGGCGCCGTATAGAAATGTCAACTCCCTAGCTCCTAGCCCACCAACTGTGAGCGGCAGCACCGCCGCGATACTCGACGCCAGAAATACCAGCAGATACGGCAATACCGGCCCGCCGGCGGCGCCCAGCGCCGCCAGCAGGGCCCAGGCGCAAAGCACCTGTGCTCCCTGCACGCCCAGCGCCTGCCACGAGGTGCGCCCAAAAGCCGAGCGAAACTCGCCAAATCCCCAGCGGCCCAGGCCGTAGCTGACGCCCAGGCCCAGCGGCACCAGCGCCAGGGCGCCGGCCCGCCACCAGCCGGGGTAGTCGGTGGCCGCAAACAGCCCCAACAGCAGCACCAGCAGCGCCACCATGCCGCTTAGCCGGTCGAGCAGCAGGGCCCGGAAGATGAGGGCCCGTCGGCCCGGAAACTCCTTGCCCAGCAGGTACACCTTGTAGCCATCGCCGCCAATACCGCCGGGCAGAAACAGGTTGTAAAACATACCCAGCCAATAGAGGCGCAGGTTGTAGCGCTCGGTAAGCTGAATACCAACGGCCCGGAAAAAGGTATTGAGCCGCACCGAGGAAATCAGCTTTGAGAGCGTGAACAGCCCCGTGGCCAGCCCCAGCCAGCCCGGCCGGGCGTAGCGCAGGGTGCGGCCCAGCGCGGGCAGGTCGAGGTGACGGGCCACCAGCCAGAGCGCCCCGGCCATGAAGGCCAGCTTCACGACCAGCAGCACGTAGCGGCGCCAGGCCGGTATGGGCGCGTTCGGGGTTTCGTCGGTAGCCCTCATGGCTGCTGAAACTCCACCAGCACGAACAGGATGCCGTCGTCAATCCGGAACCGGTCAAGCGTGCGATAATGCATTCCGCGCAGCTGGCGCTCGTCGGCCAGGTACAGGGTATGCGGGCGCAGCGGCAGCGGGGCAATCGTCAGGGTTTCGCCCCGCTCCCGCGCTATGTAAAAGGCCTCCACATTGTCGAGCGGCCAGCCGCTGGGGTACAGCACCAGGGGCCGGCCTTTGGTTTCACGCCCAACCCGAATGGCGGCCGTGCGGTACGGTACCTCGGAGGAAGTCTGCATACGGGCCGGAAAAATAAAAATATCGAAGGCCAGGCGTAGTATCAGCAGGTAATACGCCAGTACGAGCAGGCGGTAGTCGGCCAGGCGCCAGAACAGGTAAGCGCCGGCCCCCAGCGCCGCGCACATTGCTACCGCCCAGGCCCATACGCCCGGCACTACCCGCGTAAGCGACACGAAAGGCGTCACCAACGGAGCCAGGGCGCTCACAGTGAGCAATCCCAGCAATAGCCCATCGAGCCAGCGCGTGGGGAGCGTACCCACCGGCTGATACTGCGCATACAACGCAATTACTACGGTGAGGCCCAGCGGCACCAGCATAAACAGGTAGCGCGGAATGGTAGCCGGCGACAGCCAGTACACCGGTAAGATGGCCAGAAACAGCAGCGCGTTGTAGCGCAAAAATGGCTGGGCCATTACCAGCCGGCGCGCTCCCGGCACCAGCAGGCACCCCACCAGTAGCGACCAGGGCAGAAAGTGCTTGATGAAGTCGAACGGAAACAGCAGCACGTACTGAACAGACTCGGCCAGCGGCTGGGCCGCTACCGTGCGCTGGCTCGACTGCGACCAGAGCGTAGCCAGGGCCACTTCGAGCGAATTGTGTTTACTATATATAAAAAAATACGAGCCCAGAATAAGTAGCATCACCAGCACGCCCAGCACGTGCTGCCAGCCAAACAAGCGCCGCCACTGGCGGGTATCCAGAAAATAAACCAGCAGGGCCAGGCCCTGGAACACAACCGAAGGCAGCCCTTTCAGCAGAAAGCCGACTGCGGTAAGCGCGTAAGTAAGCACAAAGAGCCGCACCCACTGCTTGCGTTGCCCCAGGTACCACACGGCCATGAAGCCCAGCCACGTCAGGCAGGCGTGCCAGAGGTCGATAAGCCCCAGAAACGAATCGTAGAAGAGGACCCGGCCCGTAGTAGCAAAAGCCAGCGCTACCGTAAAGGCCAGCCGGCTGCCCAGCTGCGGGCGCAATACCCGCCACAGGGCGGTAGTATACAGCAGCAGCGCCGCAATGGTAGGCAGGCGCAGTATCCACTCATCCTGCCGGCCCGTGAGGCGAAACAGGGCCACCAGCAGCCAGTTGAACAGCGGCGGCTTGTTATAATAAGGCAGGCCTTGCAGCGTGGGCGCAAAAAACTTGCCCGAGTAATGCATTTCGAGCGCCACCAGTGCCCGGATGGGCTCATCGACGAGCAGCGGCTGCCAACCCAGGTGCACCAGCAGCGCCGGCAAAGCCAGTAGCAACGTAAAGACTACCACCCACCCCGGATGCTGGCTGAGGAAGGTAATTAGACGGCGAGCTAACGATTCTACCACAAGTTTGGTTAGGTTGGTCGGGAGCAGCCCCCCAAGGGCCGCCACCCGATAGGCCGGCCCTTGGCGGCGCAGGCCCGGCAAAGGTACGGCTGCCTCCGGCGCGGGGCAGTTTGCGTTGGCCAAGGCTCCTATCTTTTCGTAAGTTTGGCTTATGTCGTCTCCCACCCCTGCTACCTTCCCCGACCGCCTCACCCAGACGCTGCTACGCCACGGCCTGCGTCAGACGCCCGTGCGCCGCGCCGTGCTGGCCGCCCTCACCGGTAAAGGCTATGCCCTTACCGGTGCCGAGATTGAGCAGGAAATAGGGGCTGATACCGACCGCATTACGCTCTACCGCACCCTCAAGAGCTTCGAGCAGCAGGGGCTCATTCACCGCGTTATCGACGATACCGACGTGCTGCGCTACGCCGCCTGCTCCATCGAGTGCTCAGCCGACGCGCACTTCGACAACCACGTGCATTTTAAGTGCGGAGTGTGCAGCCACACGTATTGCCTGAGCCAGGTCGCCATTCCGGCCGTGCAGCTGCCCGGTGGGTTTCAGGCGCAGCGGCGCGACTTTCTGCTTTCCGGCACCTGCCAGTTTTGCCAGAGCTGATTAGGCAGCCTCACTGAGTAGCCAGTTCTTGCCAGCCGGAGACCTGCACTGTAATTACGCAAAAATGTCCTTTCCGGCAGCGCCTGCGTAGAGAGTAGCCTGCGGAAAGCGGGGCAGCCAGCCGCGCCGAAAACTGCTCACTGTTAATTGTTAACTGCTAATGTGGTGGACCTACGCCCTGCTATCCGCCGTATTTGCGGCCCTCACTGCTGTACTGGCCAAGGTTGGTATTAAAGGGGTCAGCTCCGATTTAGCCACCGCTATCCGCACGGTGGTTATCCTGATAGTGGCCTGGGGCATCGTATTTTTCAAAGATAATCCTGCCGATATATTCACGCTTCAGCCCCGCACCTGGCTGTTTCTGGTGCTCTCGGGTATTGCCACGGGGCTGTCGTGGCTGTGCTACTTCCGGGCCTTGCAGCTAGGCAAAGTATCGCAGGTAACCCCGGTCGATAAGCTAAGCGTGGCGCTGGCTATTGCGCTTTCCGTGGTCTTTTTGGGCGAAACCCTGACGCTGAAAGCCGCGCTGGGCGCGGGCCTCATCATTGGGGGCACTTTGGTGCTCATCCTCTGAGGAGGCCCGTCCCAGCGCGGCCGGTATGCAAGCTACTGATTTGTAGCCGGAGCGGCTGGAGATGATTTAGCAGCCCGGTGCTTACCACCCTGCGATGCGTATTGCGCAAACTGCGCCGGGGTCAGAATGCCCTGCAACGCGGCCTTAAACTCCTGCGCATTGGCTTGCAGGGCCGTATTCTTTTCCTTATTGCTGGTGGTGCCATTCTGAATGGCATCTATTTTCTGGTCGCGCGTCAGAGCGGCGGCCCGAACTTTGGCCGTGGTTGCGGCATCAAGGTTCAGCTGCCGGGCCAGCTCCTGGCTCATTTTATCGGCGCGCTGCTCGGGTGCCGCGGCGTGGTAAGCGGTGGAGCGGCTGGCGGTGGCAGGGGCCGAGGCTGGAGCCGCTGGTGCCTGCTGTGCCTGTGCACCAGTAGAGAGAGTCAACCCAGCTAGCAACAGCGAAAAAGCGCCGATACGAAAGGAAGTAGTCATGAGTGAAAGAAGTTGGTAGAAGCCGTAAAACTGCTGCTGCCAGCTGAACGTCTAATGAAGTATATCCTTGGCAGGATGCCACCTCAGAACTGCCACAACGAAAAAGGCACCTGCCAGCAATGCTCGCAGGTGCCTTTCAGCAAACGGATGTGGAGAATATCGGAGTCGAACCGATGACCTCTTGCATGCCATGCAAGCGCTCTAGCCAGCTGAGCTAATCCCCCGTTTTAGGGCTTTACCACTGCGCCGGTTGCGCTTTGGTTGTGCAAAAGTACGCTGGCTTTTGGCTTGTGCAAGTCCCTGAGTCAATATTCTTCACAACTAACGCAAAATCAGGCGCAAAAAAAAGGACGGGAGAATCTCCCGCCCTTTTTCAGCACCTTTCACAATTACCCGAGTACTTAGTTGAAGCTGTAGCGTATGCCCAGCTGCCCCT
The sequence above is drawn from the Hymenobacter baengnokdamensis genome and encodes:
- a CDS encoding DUF4890 domain-containing protein; its protein translation is MTTSFRIGAFSLLLAGLTLSTGAQAQQAPAAPASAPATASRSTAYHAAAPEQRADKMSQELARQLNLDAATTAKVRAAALTRDQKIDAIQNGTTSNKEKNTALQANAQEFKAALQGILTPAQFAQYASQGGKHRAAKSSPAAPATNQ
- a CDS encoding EamA family transporter, producing MWWTYALLSAVFAALTAVLAKVGIKGVSSDLATAIRTVVILIVAWGIVFFKDNPADIFTLQPRTWLFLVLSGIATGLSWLCYFRALQLGKVSQVTPVDKLSVALAIALSVVFLGETLTLKAALGAGLIIGGTLVLIL
- a CDS encoding Fur family transcriptional regulator, whose protein sequence is MSSPTPATFPDRLTQTLLRHGLRQTPVRRAVLAALTGKGYALTGAEIEQEIGADTDRITLYRTLKSFEQQGLIHRVIDDTDVLRYAACSIECSADAHFDNHVHFKCGVCSHTYCLSQVAIPAVQLPGGFQAQRRDFLLSGTCQFCQS